A window from Leptothermofonsia sichuanensis E412 encodes these proteins:
- a CDS encoding hybrid sensor histidine kinase/response regulator: MLIRFILGGTTLLVSISAYFSYQAARKLTLEDLNGKAFLEVQRGVDEIEEWLHVRKVEIETLAQTSAVRSLDWSVAEPYLQEEVQRIQEFFFLQIATPDGAYSNTKAGRTTKNITDRDYFQKALAGQPNISDPFISRSTGKPSIAIATPIWSGSLPRQSPIGVFQGNVRVDHIAKVVNSLRYGENSYAFALNSKGQAIVHPNPGLMSTVEKPAPSLLEVANRDLNAIAQRMINRRQGIELMDIDGTQKYVAYLPLQEANWSVALVIPRQNIESRLQFLDLIALIVGGLTVTMITVLWRVQAFEQAQLKKSKAAADAANHAKSEFLANMSHELRTPLNGILGCTQILLRSKALSESEQSHVNIIEQCGSHLLTLINDILDLSKIEARKLELYPQDVHFPSFLQGIGEIGQIRAQQKGILFRYEPANNLPAGVHVDVKRLRQVLLNLLGNAIKFTDQGQVTFRVEVIDQLPEPDQIVKYRIRFSVEDTGIGIAPDALGKIFLPFEQVGEKKRQTDGTGLGLAITRQLVQMMGSDIQVKSEVGQGSTFWFEIAIAEAKEWVQSAIADSKGQITGYEGDPKTILMVDDRWENRTVITNLLQPLGFNVVEAASGQEGLEAAIALKPDLVITDLLMPEMDGFELIQHLRQTPDLANVRIIVSSASVFETDQHRSLEAGGDSFLSKPVRADELLHQLEVHLGLTWIYQQPQEQRNTASVTPGDRPTDKLLPPSPEVLRELVSLASKGNFNGILKLVNQMEEIDQNLAPFANQLRQLLREFDEDLILNFLTVYGAEQS; the protein is encoded by the coding sequence TTGCTGATTCGATTTATTCTCGGTGGCACCACTCTTTTGGTGAGTATTTCTGCTTATTTCAGCTATCAGGCTGCTCGAAAGTTAACGCTGGAAGATCTTAACGGGAAGGCGTTCTTAGAGGTCCAGCGGGGGGTTGATGAAATTGAGGAGTGGTTGCATGTTCGCAAAGTGGAGATAGAAACCCTGGCGCAAACTTCGGCGGTACGTTCCTTAGACTGGTCTGTGGCAGAACCCTATTTACAGGAAGAAGTTCAGCGAATTCAGGAATTTTTCTTCTTGCAAATAGCAACCCCGGATGGTGCGTATTCAAACACAAAGGCTGGTCGAACAACCAAGAATATTACGGATCGAGACTACTTTCAAAAGGCCCTGGCAGGACAGCCGAACATTTCCGATCCCTTCATCAGTCGATCCACAGGTAAGCCTTCCATTGCGATCGCCACCCCAATCTGGTCAGGTTCTCTTCCCAGACAGTCACCCATTGGTGTTTTTCAGGGCAACGTTAGAGTTGATCACATTGCTAAGGTCGTCAATTCCCTGCGCTATGGGGAAAATAGCTATGCTTTCGCCCTCAACTCCAAAGGGCAGGCGATTGTCCATCCCAATCCAGGGTTAATGTCAACAGTCGAAAAACCTGCCCCCAGTTTGCTCGAAGTTGCCAACCGCGACTTAAATGCGATCGCGCAGCGAATGATAAACAGGCGACAGGGAATTGAGTTAATGGACATTGACGGCACCCAGAAGTATGTTGCCTATCTGCCGTTACAGGAAGCCAACTGGTCAGTAGCGCTGGTGATTCCGCGCCAAAATATTGAATCTCGGCTGCAATTTCTCGATCTGATTGCCCTGATTGTGGGTGGACTAACCGTGACCATGATCACCGTCCTGTGGCGAGTGCAAGCCTTTGAACAGGCTCAACTGAAAAAATCTAAAGCAGCGGCTGATGCCGCAAACCATGCGAAGAGCGAATTTTTGGCTAACATGAGCCATGAACTGCGAACGCCTTTGAATGGGATTTTGGGTTGTACTCAAATTTTGCTGCGTTCCAAAGCGCTATCAGAGTCAGAGCAAAGCCATGTCAACATCATTGAACAGTGTGGCTCCCATCTGCTGACGTTAATCAACGACATTTTGGATCTGTCCAAAATTGAAGCACGAAAACTGGAATTGTATCCTCAAGATGTTCATTTCCCCTCCTTTCTCCAGGGAATCGGGGAGATTGGTCAAATTCGAGCGCAGCAAAAGGGCATTTTATTCAGGTATGAACCGGCCAACAACCTGCCTGCCGGAGTTCATGTTGATGTTAAACGGTTACGCCAGGTACTCTTGAATCTGCTGGGCAATGCGATCAAATTTACTGATCAGGGGCAGGTTACTTTCAGGGTTGAGGTCATCGATCAACTTCCTGAGCCTGACCAGATTGTGAAATATCGCATTCGCTTTAGTGTAGAAGACACCGGAATTGGCATCGCTCCAGATGCATTGGGCAAGATTTTCCTGCCCTTTGAACAAGTCGGTGAAAAGAAACGTCAGACCGACGGAACGGGTCTGGGTTTAGCCATTACTCGCCAGTTGGTGCAAATGATGGGTAGCGATATCCAGGTTAAGAGTGAGGTGGGTCAGGGCAGTACCTTCTGGTTTGAAATTGCGATCGCTGAAGCGAAGGAATGGGTTCAATCTGCGATCGCGGACTCAAAGGGGCAAATCACTGGCTATGAAGGGGATCCCAAAACCATTTTGATGGTGGATGATCGTTGGGAGAACCGGACTGTGATTACCAACCTGCTGCAACCCCTGGGGTTTAATGTAGTCGAAGCAGCCAGCGGACAGGAAGGATTGGAAGCCGCGATCGCCCTGAAACCAGATCTGGTGATCACCGATTTGCTGATGCCAGAAATGGATGGATTTGAATTGATTCAACACCTGCGACAAACCCCAGACCTTGCCAATGTCAGGATTATTGTCTCTTCAGCAAGTGTTTTTGAAACGGACCAACATCGCAGCCTGGAAGCAGGAGGGGACAGTTTTCTGAGTAAACCTGTCCGGGCTGATGAATTGCTCCATCAACTGGAAGTCCACCTCGGACTGACATGGATTTATCAGCAGCCTCAGGAACAACGAAACACAGCTTCAGTGACACCAGGCGATCGCCCGACCGATAAATTGCTCCCTCCTTCCCCAGAAGTATTGCGTGAATTGGTGAGCCTGGCCAGTAAAGGTAACTTCAACGGGATCCTTAAATTAGTTAATCAGATGGAGGAAATAGACCAAAATCTTGCGCCCTTTGCCAATCAATTGCGGCAGCTATTGAGGGAGTTTGATGAAGACTTAATCCTCAACTTTTTGACTGTATATGGGGCAGAACAATCATGA
- a CDS encoding sensor histidine kinase has translation MTVTVPDLQNPLNHDSARGIILIVDDNPANLQVLSSFLDQSNFEVWAARSGEKALQRLDHDHLPDLILLDIMMPGMDGFETCKHLKNNPRIQDIPVIFMTALSDTADKVKGLRLGAVDYITKPFQHEEVLVRIEHQIRLRNLTKTLIAKNTELQQVQTQLFQAEKAAMLGNLTAGVAHEVNNPINFIAGNLNYVEQYVQEIVDLLMLYQKHLPDPPDEIQQAIQTKDLSFLLNDLSKIIQSMQVGTNRVTEIVSSLNNFTRHREAGKKLVNLHEGLDSTLLILGHRLRANAHRSAIQLIKDYGELPLIQCYPGEINQVFMNLLCNAIDAFDEAAQASLDVQRANLPTITIQTRLIERNAVEIQICDNGKGMADEVKARVFDYLFTTKGMGKGTGLGLAIAHQIVVENHAGSLEVQSTLGQGTEFRIRLPVCAE, from the coding sequence ATGACCGTGACAGTACCCGATCTCCAAAATCCCCTGAACCACGACTCTGCCAGGGGAATTATTTTAATCGTTGATGATAACCCTGCTAACTTACAGGTGTTATCCAGTTTTTTGGATCAGTCTAACTTTGAAGTCTGGGCAGCCCGTAGCGGCGAAAAAGCACTTCAAAGACTCGATCACGATCATTTACCTGATTTAATTCTGCTGGATATCATGATGCCAGGGATGGATGGCTTTGAAACCTGTAAACATTTAAAGAACAATCCTCGGATTCAGGATATTCCGGTCATTTTTATGACGGCTCTTTCAGATACCGCAGATAAAGTGAAAGGATTGCGCCTGGGCGCTGTAGACTACATTACTAAACCGTTTCAGCATGAAGAAGTTCTGGTGCGAATAGAGCATCAGATCAGGCTGAGAAATCTGACTAAGACCCTGATTGCCAAAAACACTGAATTACAACAGGTTCAAACTCAACTGTTCCAGGCAGAAAAGGCGGCAATGCTAGGAAACTTAACCGCAGGAGTTGCCCATGAGGTTAATAACCCGATCAATTTTATTGCTGGCAATTTGAATTATGTAGAACAGTATGTTCAGGAGATTGTTGATTTACTCATGCTTTATCAGAAACATCTCCCTGACCCACCGGATGAAATTCAACAGGCGATTCAAACAAAAGATCTCAGCTTCTTGTTAAATGACCTGTCGAAAATCATTCAATCCATGCAAGTGGGTACTAATCGCGTTACAGAAATAGTATCATCCCTGAATAACTTTACCCGCCATCGAGAAGCCGGGAAGAAGCTGGTCAACCTGCATGAAGGTCTGGACAGTACGCTTCTCATTCTTGGGCATCGGCTGAGAGCAAATGCTCATCGTTCTGCAATCCAGCTCATTAAGGACTATGGAGAATTACCGCTGATTCAGTGTTATCCAGGGGAAATCAATCAGGTCTTTATGAATTTGCTTTGCAATGCGATTGATGCCTTTGATGAAGCCGCTCAGGCTTCTTTGGATGTCCAGAGAGCCAATCTTCCGACCATCACAATTCAAACTCGACTGATTGAGCGAAATGCTGTCGAGATTCAGATCTGTGATAACGGCAAAGGGATGGCAGATGAGGTGAAAGCCAGAGTCTTTGACTATTTGTTTACGACAAAAGGAATGGGGAAAGGGACTGGACTGGGATTGGCGATCGCGCATCAAATTGTTGTCGAGAACCATGCGGGTAGCCTGGAAGTCCAATCTACTCTGGGACAGGGCACTGAGTTCCGCATCCGCCTGCCAGTTTGTGCTGAATAG
- the clpB gene encoding ATP-dependent chaperone ClpB, with product MQPNQAKMTDKAWEAIVQAAEIAKQAQNQNIEVEHLMKALLDQEGLAISVFNKLGVSVQQVRDRTDEFIRKQPKVSGGSGSVYLGRSLDTLLDRAEAFRKQYDDEFISVEHMLLGYAGDDRFGKALFAEFRLDENKLKTAISEIRGSQKVTDQNPEGKYEALEKYGRDLTQYAREGKLDPVIGRDDEIRRTIQILSRRTKNNPVLIGEPGVGKTAIAEGLAQRIVSGDVPQSLKDRKLIALDMGALIAGAKYRGEFEERLKAVLKEVTESRGNIILFIDEIHTVVGAGATQGAMDAGNLLKPMLARGELRCIGATTLDEYRKYIEKDAALERRFQQVYVDQPGVEDTISILRGLKERYEVHHGVKISDSALVAAATLSNRYISDRFLPDKAIDLVDEAAAKLKMEITSKPEELDEVDRKILQLEMEKLSLQKETDAASRDRLERLDKELADLKEEQSALNAQWQAEKDSITKIQTLKEEIDRVNIEIQQAERDYDLNRAAELKYGKLTDLNRQLQEAEKHLAQTQTSGKSMLREEVTEQDIAEIISKWTGIPISKLVESEMQKLLHLEEELHRRVIGQDEAVTAVADAIQRSRAGLADPNRPTASFIFLGPTGVGKTELAKALAAYLFDTEEAMVRIDMSEYMEKHAVSRLIGAPPGYVGYDEGGQLTEAIRRRPFSVVLFDEIEKAHPDVFNVMLQILDDGRVTDAQGHTVDFKNTIIIMTSNIGSQFILDLAGDDSRYDEMRSRVMEAMRTSFRPEFLNRIDEIIIFHGLQKDELRQIVKLQVQRLGQRLTDRKMALKLSDAAIDFLAEVGYDPVFGARPLKRAIQRELETQIAKSILRGEFTDGDTIFVDVQNERLAFKRLPSEVLTTGAAE from the coding sequence ATGCAGCCAAACCAAGCCAAAATGACCGACAAAGCCTGGGAAGCCATTGTTCAGGCTGCGGAGATTGCAAAACAGGCTCAGAACCAGAATATTGAAGTTGAACATCTGATGAAGGCGCTGTTAGATCAGGAAGGACTTGCTATCAGTGTGTTTAATAAGCTGGGAGTGAGCGTACAGCAGGTGCGCGATCGCACCGATGAATTCATTCGCAAGCAGCCTAAGGTTTCCGGCGGCAGCGGCAGTGTTTATCTGGGGCGATCGCTGGACACGTTGCTTGACCGGGCAGAAGCTTTTCGGAAACAGTATGACGATGAATTTATCTCAGTCGAGCACATGCTGCTGGGCTATGCCGGAGATGACCGCTTTGGCAAAGCGCTGTTTGCAGAATTTAGACTGGATGAGAATAAACTAAAGACCGCGATTAGCGAGATACGAGGGAGCCAGAAGGTGACAGACCAAAATCCAGAGGGCAAATATGAGGCACTGGAAAAATATGGGCGGGATCTGACCCAGTATGCCCGGGAAGGCAAGCTTGACCCGGTGATTGGTCGAGATGATGAAATCCGCCGTACTATTCAAATTCTATCTCGTCGCACAAAAAATAATCCGGTATTGATTGGGGAACCGGGGGTGGGCAAAACGGCGATTGCCGAAGGACTGGCGCAGCGAATTGTCAGCGGGGATGTGCCCCAGTCTTTGAAGGATCGCAAACTGATTGCCCTGGATATGGGTGCGCTGATTGCCGGTGCCAAGTACCGGGGTGAGTTTGAGGAGCGGTTGAAAGCCGTGCTCAAGGAAGTCACAGAGTCCAGGGGCAACATCATCCTGTTCATTGACGAGATTCATACCGTGGTGGGAGCTGGAGCCACCCAGGGTGCAATGGATGCCGGAAACCTGCTCAAACCCATGCTGGCGCGGGGTGAATTGCGCTGTATCGGTGCCACCACCCTGGATGAGTATCGCAAGTATATTGAAAAAGATGCTGCCCTGGAGCGGCGATTCCAGCAGGTGTATGTGGATCAGCCCGGCGTGGAGGATACCATTTCCATTCTGCGGGGTCTGAAGGAACGCTATGAAGTACACCACGGGGTCAAAATCTCTGATAGTGCCCTGGTGGCAGCCGCAACCCTGTCAAATCGCTACATCTCCGATCGCTTTCTGCCCGACAAGGCGATCGACCTGGTGGATGAAGCGGCTGCCAAACTGAAGATGGAAATCACCTCCAAACCCGAAGAACTGGATGAGGTAGACCGCAAGATCCTGCAACTGGAAATGGAAAAACTATCTCTCCAGAAGGAAACGGATGCGGCATCCCGCGATCGCCTGGAGCGTCTGGACAAAGAACTGGCAGACCTAAAGGAGGAGCAATCTGCCCTCAATGCCCAGTGGCAGGCAGAAAAGGACAGCATCACCAAGATCCAGACCTTGAAAGAGGAGATTGATCGGGTCAATATCGAAATTCAGCAGGCAGAACGGGACTATGACCTGAACCGGGCGGCGGAACTGAAGTACGGCAAGCTAACCGACCTCAATCGCCAGCTCCAGGAAGCTGAGAAGCATCTGGCCCAAACTCAGACCAGTGGCAAATCCATGCTGCGGGAAGAGGTGACAGAACAGGACATTGCAGAAATCATTTCCAAATGGACAGGCATTCCCATCAGCAAACTGGTGGAATCCGAAATGCAGAAGCTCCTGCATCTGGAGGAAGAACTGCACAGGCGGGTGATTGGTCAGGATGAGGCGGTCACGGCTGTTGCCGATGCCATCCAGCGCTCCCGTGCCGGACTTGCAGACCCCAACCGTCCAACCGCCAGCTTCATCTTCCTGGGACCCACCGGGGTTGGTAAAACCGAACTGGCAAAAGCCCTGGCAGCTTACCTGTTTGACACCGAAGAGGCCATGGTGCGGATCGACATGTCCGAATACATGGAGAAACACGCCGTTTCCCGCCTAATCGGGGCACCTCCGGGCTACGTCGGCTACGACGAAGGGGGACAACTGACCGAAGCAATTCGTCGCCGCCCCTTCTCAGTCGTTCTGTTTGATGAGATTGAGAAGGCACACCCGGATGTGTTCAATGTCATGCTGCAAATTCTGGATGATGGGCGAGTCACCGATGCTCAAGGGCATACAGTGGACTTTAAGAACACGATCATCATCATGACCAGCAACATTGGTTCCCAGTTCATTCTGGATCTGGCGGGTGATGATAGCCGTTACGACGAAATGCGAAGCCGGGTCATGGAAGCCATGCGAACCAGTTTCCGACCAGAATTCCTTAACCGGATTGATGAGATCATCATCTTCCACGGCTTACAGAAGGACGAACTACGGCAAATTGTCAAACTCCAGGTGCAGCGCCTCGGTCAGCGTCTGACAGACCGCAAGATGGCGTTGAAACTTTCGGATGCCGCGATCGACTTTCTGGCAGAGGTTGGCTACGATCCGGTCTTTGGTGCCCGTCCACTGAAGCGAGCAATCCAGCGTGAGTTGGAAACCCAGATTGCCAAGTCTATTCTGCGTGGCGAGTTCACCGATGGCGATACGATCTTCGTGGATGTCCAGAACGAGCGGCTGGCATTCAAACGATTGCCTTCCGAAGTTTTGACCACAGGCGCTGCTGAATAG
- a CDS encoding sterol desaturase family protein, which yields MTRHPFAYYWFVFFALILVRYLLIAGGIYWLFYSVFGKRLAQRRLRRSPPLPQSIRQDIRLSVLSTVVFAFSAALIMTGYDLGMTRLYTDIHQYGLGYLGGSFLAVLLFQDAYFYFTHRLFHHPWLFRRGHQGHHRSEEPTPWTSFAFDLPEAIVQAFFLVGIVFIVPLHFITLVAVLITMTLWTVWNHLGFELFPPSFSRHWLGRWFIGPTHHAIHHRKYVVHYGLYFTLWDRLLGTHDSNYEHEFGSLSGGRQYPCKKG from the coding sequence TTGACCAGGCACCCATTCGCGTATTACTGGTTTGTCTTTTTTGCGCTAATTCTTGTCCGCTATCTTCTGATCGCAGGGGGAATCTACTGGCTGTTCTATTCAGTCTTTGGAAAACGCCTCGCCCAACGGCGGTTACGGCGATCGCCCCCATTGCCTCAATCCATTCGCCAGGATATCAGACTGTCGGTTCTCTCTACCGTAGTTTTTGCGTTTTCCGCTGCGCTGATTATGACAGGGTACGACCTGGGCATGACTCGGCTGTATACGGATATTCACCAGTACGGGTTGGGGTATCTGGGCGGCAGTTTTCTGGCAGTCCTGCTCTTCCAGGATGCCTATTTTTACTTCACCCATCGTCTGTTTCACCATCCCTGGCTATTCCGGAGGGGGCATCAGGGACACCATCGTTCTGAGGAACCAACCCCCTGGACATCCTTTGCTTTTGACCTGCCAGAGGCGATTGTTCAGGCTTTTTTCCTGGTCGGGATTGTCTTCATTGTGCCACTCCACTTCATCACCCTGGTTGCGGTGCTGATAACAATGACCCTGTGGACGGTTTGGAATCATCTTGGCTTTGAGTTATTTCCCCCATCCTTTTCCCGGCACTGGCTTGGCAGGTGGTTCATTGGTCCGACCCATCATGCCATCCATCATCGCAAGTATGTCGTGCATTACGGACTTTACTTTACACTGTGGGACAGGCTGCTTGGCACCCATGACTCCAACTACGAGCATGAGTTTGGTTCGTTGTCAGGAGGGCGGCAATACCCATGTAAAAAGGGGTAA
- a CDS encoding DUF3172 domain-containing protein produces the protein MNQRPNSSSSIFSPVVMAIIAAAVVVGIALGMGLSTSATSSPENVASRQYIDEMAPSSQICVQYGSSAVTMDARFFVTFNPFSVYVSRPKMQPGCVLRRTDWAILEQRNLLTSEQQRECKNNMNTFGFTGNLDSSPRIDCVYRNDSAGNLFLTQSGVNVPSE, from the coding sequence ATGAACCAGAGACCCAATTCCTCATCTTCAATCTTTAGTCCGGTCGTGATGGCGATCATAGCTGCCGCCGTTGTGGTCGGAATTGCACTGGGAATGGGCTTATCTACATCAGCAACCTCCAGTCCAGAAAATGTCGCCAGCAGACAATATATCGATGAAATGGCACCCAGTTCGCAAATCTGTGTGCAGTATGGGTCCAGTGCCGTGACAATGGATGCGCGCTTTTTTGTCACCTTCAACCCTTTCAGCGTTTATGTCTCTCGACCTAAAATGCAGCCAGGCTGCGTGTTGCGGCGAACAGACTGGGCAATTTTAGAGCAAAGAAACTTATTGACCAGCGAACAGCAGCGCGAATGCAAGAACAACATGAATACGTTTGGGTTTACAGGCAATTTGGACAGCTCTCCCAGAATTGACTGCGTCTACCGGAATGATTCAGCCGGGAATCTATTCCTGACTCAATCTGGCGTGAATGTGCCGTCTGAGTAG
- a CDS encoding Uma2 family endonuclease, giving the protein MLPPDLKSALPTTEELPCSDDTPVDNEDQNYLPNVLLFLLELIWQNRNDWFFGVDMAVYHTTGISPKVPVVPDAFLSLGVERQKQGKSRRSYAVWEENEIVPVLTLEMVSHKPGGEYDEKLEIYTKLGVLYYIIYNPESWQRDRHQPFEVYKLVDGEYQLQLGEPYWMPEVGLGIGRYRAMVGGIDRELLGWYDQQGKRYQTAEERSRQLAQYLRSLGVDPDNLPGN; this is encoded by the coding sequence ATGCTTCCCCCGGACCTTAAGTCAGCATTACCTACAACGGAAGAACTCCCCTGTTCAGACGACACTCCTGTGGATAATGAGGATCAGAATTACCTGCCCAATGTATTGCTGTTTCTGCTGGAACTGATCTGGCAAAACCGGAACGATTGGTTTTTTGGAGTAGATATGGCGGTATATCACACGACAGGGATTAGCCCTAAAGTTCCCGTTGTGCCTGATGCCTTCCTGAGTCTGGGAGTAGAGCGACAGAAACAGGGTAAGTCTCGCAGAAGCTATGCGGTCTGGGAGGAGAACGAGATTGTTCCAGTTTTGACGCTGGAAATGGTTTCTCACAAACCTGGTGGGGAATATGACGAGAAATTAGAAATTTATACCAAACTGGGAGTGCTTTATTACATCATCTACAATCCAGAGTCCTGGCAACGGGACAGGCATCAGCCGTTTGAGGTCTATAAACTGGTCGATGGTGAATACCAGTTACAACTGGGTGAACCCTACTGGATGCCGGAAGTCGGACTGGGAATTGGACGCTACCGGGCTATGGTTGGGGGAATCGATCGCGAATTGCTGGGATGGTATGACCAGCAGGGAAAGCGTTACCAGACTGCGGAGGAACGTTCCAGGCAGTTAGCTCAATATTTGCGATCGCTGGGAGTTGACCCTGATAACTTACCAGGCAATTGA
- a CDS encoding Uma2 family endonuclease — protein MNILTLNMDTVHLTDEQFYQICLRNQELQFELSARGELIVMAPVGGESGNQEANLNGLVWLWNRQSNLGYVFSSSTIFKLPKGANRSPDVAWVQKERWEALTPEQRRKFPPLAPDFVIELRSATDDLEPLQAKMQEYMDNGVRLGWLIDFQSEQVEIYRPNQAVEIRRLPAELSGEEVLPGFVLTI, from the coding sequence ATGAACATCCTGACGTTAAATATGGATACCGTTCATTTAACAGATGAACAGTTCTACCAGATTTGTCTCCGCAACCAGGAACTGCAATTTGAACTGTCAGCAAGGGGAGAACTGATTGTAATGGCTCCGGTGGGAGGGGAAAGTGGCAATCAAGAAGCAAATTTAAATGGTTTGGTATGGTTGTGGAATCGTCAGTCTAATCTTGGATATGTTTTCAGTTCGTCCACAATCTTCAAGTTACCCAAAGGAGCTAATCGATCGCCGGATGTTGCCTGGGTGCAAAAGGAACGCTGGGAAGCACTGACTCCAGAGCAACGGCGCAAGTTTCCCCCCCTTGCCCCGGATTTTGTAATTGAATTGCGCTCTGCTACAGATGACCTGGAACCTCTGCAAGCTAAGATGCAGGAGTATATGGACAATGGGGTTCGTTTGGGGTGGTTGATTGATTTTCAATCTGAACAGGTAGAAATTTATCGCCCCAATCAAGCTGTCGAAATTAGAAGACTGCCTGCCGAACTATCTGGGGAAGAGGTACTTCCTGGTTTTGTTCTCACCATTTAG